In Jaculus jaculus isolate mJacJac1 chromosome 4, mJacJac1.mat.Y.cur, whole genome shotgun sequence, a single genomic region encodes these proteins:
- the Il1r1 gene encoding interleukin-1 receptor type 1 isoform X2 produces the protein MKGLLGLVCFIALLMSLEADKCKERLHEVVLFSSVNEIDVRACPLNPSEKLGPVIWYKNDSKTPISMEPNSRIHQQKENLWFVPAKLEDSGHYYCVVRNSTYCLRLKITTEVLENEPDLCFNTKAVFPQRLYIAADGSLVCPYLDFFKDENNELPKVQWYKVILF, from the exons ATGAAAGGACTACTTGGGCTGGTTTGTTTCATAGCTCTGCTCATGTCTTTGGAGGCTG ataaatgtaAGGAACGTCTACATGAAGTAGTTTTGTTTTCATCTGTGAATGAAATTGATGTTCGTGCTTGTCCACTTAACCCAAGTGAAAAACTGGGCCCTGTAATTTGGTATAAAAATGACAGCAAGACACCTATATCTATGGAACCAAACTCCAGAATTCATCAgcagaaagaaaatctttggtTTGTTCCTGCTAAGTTAGAAGACTCAGGACATTATTATTGTGTAGTAAG aAATTCAACTTACTGCCTCAGACTTAAAATAACTACAGAGGTTTTGGAGAATGAGCCTGACTTGTGTTTTAACACAAAAGCTGTATTTCCACAGAGACTGTACATTGCAGCAGATGGAAGTCTTGTGTGcccttatttggatttttttaaagatgaaaataatgAGTTGCCCAAAGTTCAGTGGTATaaggtaattttattttaa